One segment of bacterium DNA contains the following:
- a CDS encoding T9SS type A sorting domain-containing protein, producing the protein MNRFGMFFGVWMVLSLITHVQAQPNVEWAHSYSFNYGTTWNFPTLLHGYATADTGYVLIASDSIANSGSPDSTFRLVLMGTDVSGDTLWTRSYPAQAPRYAARAADGTYVIAGFHGWTCGVSAQGDSLWSRQRSDSCPATCWAMAALSDGGIVIGGESPRAGGGETAALCRLANDGSFLWRRTVDIGYTNTFRAVQETADSGILFAEKSTSTSWQGIIKYNSAGDSLWRCTIQHPQALLSPCEIRLLRSGDCLIAGRENGGMDLGVSCLAPDGTLRWERTLDLASDEYFCCMDTTADGSAVLVSTSGQTDLRIIKINSQGTTLWNTIYNQNWMSVCSFVQSTPDGGFLVGGYFMDSSDNMYLKLLKFSADPNGVQPGASQPTTPALHPAYPNPFNPATTLSFSMPITGTVKVKVFDVTGRLVETLLDRHVEAGEHRLSFDGTALASGLYFARLETGTLSQTQKLMLMK; encoded by the coding sequence ATGAATCGCTTCGGGATGTTCTTTGGTGTGTGGATGGTGTTGTCTCTTATCACGCATGTGCAGGCCCAACCCAATGTAGAATGGGCCCACAGCTACAGTTTCAATTATGGCACGACGTGGAACTTTCCAACGCTCCTGCACGGCTATGCGACAGCGGACACGGGGTATGTTCTGATCGCATCTGATTCCATTGCCAACTCGGGCAGCCCCGATTCGACATTCCGGCTTGTTCTGATGGGCACGGATGTATCGGGCGACACCCTCTGGACACGGTCGTATCCCGCCCAAGCTCCCCGCTACGCCGCACGCGCGGCGGATGGCACCTATGTCATTGCCGGGTTTCATGGATGGACCTGCGGCGTCAGTGCGCAAGGCGACAGCCTCTGGAGCCGGCAAAGAAGCGATTCCTGTCCAGCGACCTGCTGGGCCATGGCTGCCCTGTCGGATGGCGGGATCGTGATCGGCGGAGAAAGCCCACGCGCGGGAGGTGGCGAGACCGCAGCGCTGTGCCGGCTGGCTAATGACGGTTCGTTCCTCTGGCGGCGCACCGTGGACATTGGTTATACCAACACGTTTCGCGCGGTGCAGGAAACGGCCGACAGCGGCATCCTCTTTGCCGAGAAGTCCACAAGCACGTCATGGCAAGGCATCATCAAATACAACTCTGCGGGGGATAGCCTCTGGCGTTGCACCATCCAGCACCCGCAGGCTCTCTTGAGCCCCTGTGAGATTCGGCTGCTGCGGTCTGGTGATTGTCTAATTGCGGGCAGGGAAAATGGGGGCATGGATCTCGGTGTTTCATGCCTGGCGCCGGATGGGACACTTCGTTGGGAACGGACGCTTGATCTCGCCAGCGACGAATACTTTTGCTGCATGGATACTACGGCGGACGGCTCAGCGGTTTTGGTTTCGACGAGCGGACAGACCGATTTACGAATCATCAAAATCAATTCCCAAGGCACGACCCTCTGGAATACGATTTACAACCAGAACTGGATGTCGGTGTGTTCATTCGTCCAATCCACGCCCGATGGTGGGTTCCTGGTGGGCGGATATTTTATGGATTCCAGCGACAACATGTATTTGAAGCTCTTGAAATTCAGCGCCGACCCGAACGGGGTGCAGCCAGGTGCTTCACAGCCAACAACTCCGGCTCTGCATCCGGCTTATCCGAATCCCTTCAATCCGGCGACCACGCTTTCCTTTTCGATGCCGATAACGGGCACGGTTAAAGTGAAGGTATTCGATGTGACGGGGCGGCTCGTGGAGACCCTGCTGGACCGACATGTTGAGGCGGGGGAGCACCGTTTGAGCTTTGATGGCACCGCACTTGCATCAGGACTCTATTTTGCCCGGCTGGAAACGGGGACCCTCTCACAGACACAGAAATTGATGCTGATGAAATAG
- a CDS encoding rhodanese-like domain-containing protein gives MMLSRQFLVMLVAAVLLGVGARVVQKTTVPFWGFPKPIELIQPKMGFAAVNTASPDSAFVPAEQAYLVDFSTTMGLYSKRTKYNVHFIDARDVPLYNAGHIPGAVNIPFEKVAQYTEAFNSMPAGDLYLLYCDGGDCHLSKDLAEYMQGKGYKRLAVYEGGWNEWSKETEFIEKKE, from the coding sequence ATGATGCTCTCCAGGCAATTCTTGGTAATGCTGGTGGCCGCTGTGCTGCTGGGAGTCGGTGCGCGCGTAGTGCAGAAAACAACGGTGCCTTTCTGGGGTTTCCCCAAGCCGATAGAACTGATTCAGCCCAAGATGGGCTTTGCCGCAGTCAACACGGCATCGCCCGACAGTGCGTTTGTCCCCGCCGAACAGGCCTATTTGGTGGACTTTTCCACGACGATGGGTCTGTATTCCAAGCGCACCAAGTACAATGTGCACTTCATTGACGCCCGCGATGTCCCGCTGTACAATGCCGGCCATATTCCCGGCGCGGTGAACATCCCGTTCGAAAAGGTTGCACAGTACACCGAAGCGTTCAACAGCATGCCCGCGGGGGATCTGTATCTGCTCTACTGTGACGGCGGCGACTGTCACCTGTCCAAAGACTTGGCCGAATACATGCAGGGGAAGGGCTACAAGCGGCTGGCGGTCTATGAGGGCGGCTGGAATGAATGGTCCAAAGAG
- a CDS encoding TIGR00730 family Rossman fold protein: MAENSNGNAREFYPKAYNNKEFLYSPQARIVRMMAEYLEPQARLRQYKVRGTIVMFGSARALSPEELDVAMRQARAEAEQASAADRKRIMHRMSCMEKLSRYYAETEQLARMLTEYFQALPDARDRHVICSGGGPGIMEAANRGAIEAGGRTVGLGISLPMEQSANRYLDPRLTFEFHYFFMRKYWFMYLARALVVFPGGFGTMDELFEMLTLIQTKKVRKRLPIVLYGGAYWESVLHFDTMLDWGVISPEDLNLFKICNTPEEAFEFIKSEVHLLAATEPHEPSLE, encoded by the coding sequence TTGGCAGAAAACAGCAACGGCAACGCACGGGAATTCTACCCTAAAGCGTACAATAACAAAGAATTCCTTTACAGCCCGCAGGCGCGGATTGTCCGCATGATGGCCGAATATCTCGAACCGCAGGCCCGGCTCCGGCAGTACAAAGTCCGGGGCACGATTGTCATGTTCGGTTCGGCCCGGGCACTCTCGCCCGAGGAACTGGATGTGGCCATGCGTCAGGCCCGGGCGGAAGCGGAGCAGGCGTCCGCCGCCGACCGGAAGCGGATCATGCACCGCATGAGCTGTATGGAAAAATTGTCCCGTTATTATGCCGAAACGGAGCAGCTTGCCCGGATGCTGACGGAGTACTTTCAGGCTCTGCCGGATGCCCGCGACCGCCATGTCATCTGTTCGGGCGGCGGCCCCGGCATCATGGAAGCAGCCAACCGGGGGGCGATTGAAGCCGGCGGCCGGACCGTGGGGCTGGGCATCAGCCTGCCGATGGAGCAGAGTGCAAACCGTTATCTGGATCCGCGGCTGACCTTCGAGTTCCACTACTTCTTCATGCGCAAGTACTGGTTTATGTATCTGGCGCGGGCGCTGGTGGTCTTTCCGGGCGGGTTCGGCACGATGGATGAGCTGTTCGAAATGCTGACCCTCATCCAGACCAAGAAGGTCCGTAAGCGGCTACCCATTGTGCTCTACGGCGGCGCCTACTGGGAAAGTGTGCTGCATTTCGACACCATGCTGGACTGGGGCGTGATTTCTCCGGAGGACTTGAATCTTTTCAAGATTTGCAATACTCCCGAGGAAGCCTTTGAGTTTATAAAATCAGAAGTTCACCTGCTGGCAGCGACGGAACCCCACGAGCCCTCTTTGGAGTAG